The following are encoded together in the Thalassomonas haliotis genome:
- the ctlX gene encoding citrulline utilization hydrolase CtlX, translating into MKNYHQAPAAVVMIRPHHFCPNPQTAADNAFQISQRGLVDRDIKAKALAQVNAAADTLIRHGVRVMLFDDETRDTPDSVFPNNWFTTHEDGSVGIYPMYCENRRKERRDDILARLGREYRVKQTFDYARFESQGLFLEGTGAMVLDHVNRIAYAVKSKRMSDWLLNRFCRDFNYQAVAFHASDENNVDVYHTNVLMCIGTGFAVLGSELIKDEAERRRVVQNLQLGGREVIALTLEQIKQFAGNALELATAQGNILAISQTAFNSLKPGQISSIEKYVKIVPLDVSTIELAGGSIRCMLAGIHLPRKSESLAG; encoded by the coding sequence ATGAAAAACTACCATCAGGCACCGGCCGCCGTGGTCATGATCCGGCCCCATCATTTTTGTCCTAATCCGCAAACGGCGGCAGATAATGCTTTTCAAATCAGCCAGCGAGGGCTTGTTGATAGGGATATTAAGGCAAAAGCCCTGGCGCAGGTGAATGCCGCCGCTGATACCCTGATCCGGCACGGGGTAAGGGTGATGTTATTTGACGATGAAACCAGGGATACGCCGGATTCGGTGTTTCCCAATAACTGGTTCACTACCCATGAAGACGGCTCTGTCGGCATATATCCCATGTATTGTGAAAACCGCCGCAAGGAAAGAAGAGATGACATTCTGGCCCGGCTTGGCAGGGAATACCGGGTAAAACAAACCTTTGATTATGCCCGTTTCGAAAGTCAGGGGCTTTTTCTGGAGGGCACGGGGGCCATGGTGCTGGATCATGTTAACCGTATTGCCTATGCGGTAAAGTCAAAACGCATGAGTGACTGGCTGCTTAATCGCTTTTGCCGGGATTTTAATTACCAGGCTGTGGCTTTTCATGCCAGCGATGAAAACAATGTCGATGTTTATCACACTAACGTTTTAATGTGCATCGGCACCGGTTTTGCTGTGCTCGGCTCTGAGTTGATTAAAGATGAGGCTGAACGCCGCCGGGTGGTGCAAAATTTACAACTGGGGGGCAGGGAGGTGATAGCGCTTACCCTGGAGCAGATTAAACAATTTGCCGGTAATGCGCTGGAGCTGGCGACAGCACAAGGCAATATCCTGGCAATATCGCAAACGGCGTTTAACTCTCTTAAGCCAGGACAGATAAGCTCGATTGAAAAATACGTAAAAATTGTCCCGCTGGATGTCTCCACCATAGAACTGGCGGGGGGATCTATCCGCTGCATGCTGGCGGGCATACATTTACCGCGAAAAAGTGAATCTTTGGCCGGGTAA
- a CDS encoding PEP-CTERM sorting domain-containing protein, producing MKSNFLKTTVAGIILSASTLATQAYAGSIDLNSWSQQGHAANGNWTVAPDGSSVVQSINGNPTFFVSPESFINKEFTGSFGVETTDDNDFVGFVFGYNGLDDFYLFDWKQGTQTYNGQVGYEGFTLSKISAGADVTSLNSLWDHNGTGVTVLDTDYGNDRGWADNTVYEFTLGYTDTEINIGINGGDFVNEQIFSISGLDNQAGHFGFYNMSQATVRYSGFEEDTCTENCGTVPEPSTLAIFALSLIGIGARRFKK from the coding sequence ATGAAATCTAACTTCTTAAAAACTACTGTAGCCGGTATTATCCTTTCTGCCAGCACCCTGGCAACGCAAGCCTATGCCGGATCTATCGACTTAAACTCCTGGTCCCAGCAAGGCCATGCAGCTAACGGTAACTGGACAGTTGCCCCTGACGGCTCTTCGGTAGTGCAATCTATCAATGGTAACCCTACCTTTTTTGTCAGCCCGGAATCTTTTATCAATAAAGAGTTCACCGGCTCTTTCGGCGTAGAGACCACAGATGACAATGACTTTGTTGGTTTTGTTTTCGGTTACAACGGCCTTGACGACTTCTACCTGTTTGACTGGAAACAAGGCACGCAAACTTATAATGGCCAAGTAGGTTATGAAGGTTTCACCTTATCTAAAATTTCTGCCGGCGCCGATGTCACATCATTAAATAGTTTATGGGACCATAACGGCACAGGTGTGACTGTGCTGGATACAGATTACGGCAATGACCGCGGCTGGGCAGATAATACCGTTTACGAATTCACCTTAGGTTATACCGATACCGAAATCAATATCGGCATCAACGGCGGCGACTTCGTCAACGAGCAAATTTTCAGTATTTCGGGTTTAGACAACCAGGCCGGCCACTTCGGTTTTTATAATATGTCTCAGGCAACCGTAAGATACAGCGGTTTCGAAGAAGATACCTGTACCGAAAATTGCGGTACCGTACCGGAGCCTTCTACCCTGGCAATTTTTGCCTTAAGCCTGATAGGCATAGGCGCCCGCCGCTTTAAAAAATAA
- the metJ gene encoding met regulon transcriptional regulator MetJ, producing the protein MAEWNAEYINPYAEHGKKSEQVKKITVSIPLRVLKVLTDERTRRQVNNLRHATNSELLCEAFLHAFTGQPLPDDADLAKDNNERLPASVRKALEEKGITDFSIYETEDE; encoded by the coding sequence ATGGCAGAGTGGAATGCCGAATATATTAATCCATACGCCGAGCATGGAAAAAAAAGCGAGCAGGTAAAGAAAATTACGGTTTCTATCCCTTTGCGCGTTTTAAAAGTATTAACGGATGAAAGAACCCGTAGACAAGTCAATAACTTACGTCATGCGACTAATAGTGAACTATTATGCGAAGCGTTTTTGCATGCCTTTACCGGACAACCTTTACCGGACGATGCAGATCTGGCCAAAGATAATAATGAGAGATTACCGGCAAGCGTGAGAAAGGCACTGGAAGAAAAAGGTATTACCGATTTCAGTATTTATGAAACGGAAGATGAATAA
- the metB gene encoding cystathionine gamma-synthase produces MATNKTATIAVRAGINNDKHHGAVVAPIHLSSTYALTGFNEKREFDYSRTGNPTRATFAEAVAELEQGAHGIVTSTGMSAVHLLCQLLTVDDLVVIPHDCYGGSYRLFSHLAQRGLFKLLVVDQNDSDALEQALAQKPKLVLIETPSNPLLRIVDIKAVTEASHRAGAMVAVDNTFLSPVLQQPLLLGADIVFHSTTKYINGHSDVVGGVLVTKEKALGEQLAWWANCIGITGSAFDSYLSLRGLKTLPIRMKQHQSNADAVAKFLDGHPAIEQVYYPGLADHPGHAVACKQQKSFGAMLSFEVKGGVEAVKALFAHVSLFTLAQSLGGVESLISHPSTMTHAGMALEAQLVAGISQSLVRISVGIEDIDDIINDLDAGLTASQSGLDNADPESPEPENQAAGKPSASTLRVVADNDQQKKSFSFNPALASLW; encoded by the coding sequence ATGGCTACTAACAAAACAGCAACAATTGCCGTCAGGGCAGGTATAAATAATGATAAACATCATGGTGCTGTGGTTGCGCCAATTCACTTATCCAGTACTTATGCTTTAACCGGCTTTAATGAAAAGCGTGAATTTGACTATTCCCGTACCGGCAATCCTACCCGGGCTACTTTTGCCGAGGCGGTGGCCGAGTTGGAGCAGGGTGCCCACGGCATAGTGACCAGTACCGGCATGTCTGCGGTGCATTTGTTATGTCAGCTATTAACCGTGGATGATCTCGTGGTGATCCCCCATGACTGCTATGGCGGCAGTTATCGTTTATTTAGCCACCTGGCGCAAAGGGGGCTGTTTAAATTACTGGTGGTGGATCAAAATGACAGCGATGCCCTTGAGCAAGCCCTGGCGCAAAAGCCTAAACTGGTCTTGATTGAAACCCCGAGCAACCCTTTACTGAGGATCGTGGACATTAAAGCGGTCACCGAAGCAAGCCACAGGGCCGGCGCCATGGTGGCGGTAGACAATACCTTCTTATCTCCGGTCTTGCAGCAACCCCTGTTGCTGGGAGCGGACATTGTTTTTCATTCCACCACTAAATATATCAATGGTCACAGCGATGTCGTCGGCGGCGTATTGGTCACGAAAGAGAAGGCGTTGGGTGAGCAGCTGGCCTGGTGGGCAAACTGTATCGGTATTACCGGCTCGGCCTTTGACAGTTACCTGAGTTTACGCGGCCTGAAAACTTTGCCGATCAGAATGAAGCAGCATCAAAGTAATGCCGATGCCGTGGCCAAGTTTTTAGACGGGCACCCGGCAATTGAGCAAGTGTATTACCCGGGGTTGGCGGATCATCCCGGTCACGCTGTTGCCTGCAAACAACAAAAGTCTTTCGGCGCTATGCTCAGTTTTGAGGTTAAAGGCGGTGTCGAAGCCGTTAAAGCCCTGTTTGCCCATGTATCTTTGTTTACCCTGGCCCAGTCTCTGGGGGGAGTGGAAAGTTTAATCAGTCACCCCTCGACCATGACGCATGCCGGCATGGCGCTTGAAGCCCAGCTGGTGGCCGGGATCAGCCAGTCTCTGGTGCGTATTTCGGTCGGTATCGAAGATATCGACGACATTATTAATGATCTTGATGCCGGTTTAACTGCCAGTCAATCAGGCCTGGATAATGCCGATCCCGAAAGCCCTGAGCCGGAAAACCAGGCTGCTGGTAAGCCGTCTGCGTCAACCCTGAGGGTAGTGGCAGATAATGACCAGCAAAAAAAATCTTTTAGTTTTAATCCTGCACTGGCGAGCTTGTGGTAA
- the metL gene encoding bifunctional aspartate kinase/homoserine dehydrogenase II yields the protein MTQTNTLDQVDFAQNNLEKHSVNVHKFGGSSLATPECIERVIAIIRQHCQLDDIIVVSANGKTTDLLLSLHQLALSGEPLDSSLTLLQEQQSALIFALLNDGNAGRLARELAQDVKQLVAWLAQDPLAFESDILALGEVWSARLLSALLNERICGSYYLDARDFLVINNARECRVDNALSKAHLASRRQGQKLAVITGFICKDETGHSCTLGRNGSDYSATIFASLLSAKNVTLWTDVDGIYSADPRVVPSARKLHRLPNAVAQELGRLGNPVLHKKTLQPLTDNIGGSSHLHVASSFDVKAAATEIGEFGQIARQELSVTHLNDLLLVSCEALKASASAELIARLSPVYSDKKQGQLVILASEQQALTSALAVLGTEVTFTPVSLIAAVGYQVALRLDIYGRFKRALKNDRVLRFVNSEHEHSIIALLPQETTAELLNKVHHEIVKDARHLGLVVAGLGNIGQRFLELLPGQLSRVPALENVHLVGLVSSSKALIHTDGLDVGSALTDFNEQATDYTNQELLGWLKHHPYDEMILVDITPSEAFSFLYDKFFDLGIHVIGANKWAASADTQTYRTLKAKAAKSGSLWLGNTTVGAGLPVNYALDDLLNSGDDIMEISGVFSGTLSWLFEHYNAEKPFSGLLKEALAQGITEPDPREDLSGRDVQRKLLILARAAGFELALEDINCQNLVPKSLQKLSTEAFLQQADELDGYFEQQYQQAKEKNACIRYIARFSLEQGKVKAGVSLEVLADDDAFASLTPCDNIFQIKSLWYQDNPLIIRGPGAGRDVTAGGLHSDLVKACQQLVNKQHQVTLKGIN from the coding sequence ATGACTCAGACAAATACTCTTGACCAAGTTGATTTTGCTCAAAATAACTTAGAAAAACACAGCGTTAACGTTCATAAGTTCGGTGGCAGCAGCTTAGCAACGCCCGAATGTATCGAGCGTGTGATTGCTATTATCCGCCAGCATTGCCAGCTTGACGACATCATAGTGGTTTCTGCGAACGGTAAAACCACAGATCTGCTGCTTTCCCTGCATCAGCTGGCGCTGAGCGGCGAGCCTCTGGACAGTTCACTGACTTTGCTGCAAGAGCAGCAGAGCGCGTTGATTTTTGCTTTATTAAATGACGGCAATGCCGGTCGCCTGGCGCGGGAGCTTGCACAGGATGTCAAGCAGCTGGTTGCCTGGTTAGCCCAAGACCCGCTTGCCTTTGAAAGCGATATTCTCGCCCTGGGGGAGGTGTGGTCTGCGCGCCTGTTGTCGGCATTATTAAATGAACGTATCTGCGGCAGTTATTATCTTGATGCCCGCGACTTTTTGGTGATCAATAATGCCAGGGAATGCCGGGTTGATAATGCGCTAAGCAAGGCTCATTTAGCAAGCCGTCGCCAGGGGCAAAAACTGGCGGTGATCACCGGCTTTATTTGTAAAGATGAAACGGGTCATTCCTGCACTTTGGGCCGCAACGGCAGCGATTATTCGGCAACCATTTTTGCGTCTCTGTTGTCGGCGAAAAATGTCACTTTGTGGACGGATGTCGATGGTATCTACAGCGCCGACCCCAGGGTTGTGCCTTCAGCCCGCAAACTGCACCGTTTACCCAATGCGGTAGCGCAGGAGTTAGGACGCCTGGGCAACCCGGTTTTACACAAGAAAACCTTGCAGCCGCTAACCGATAATATCGGCGGCAGCAGCCATTTACATGTTGCCAGCAGTTTTGATGTTAAGGCGGCAGCAACGGAAATCGGCGAATTTGGCCAGATTGCCCGCCAGGAATTGTCGGTAACCCATCTTAATGATTTGCTCCTGGTCAGCTGTGAAGCGCTAAAAGCCAGCGCCTCAGCCGAACTTATCGCCCGGCTTTCTCCCGTTTATAGTGATAAAAAGCAGGGGCAGTTGGTGATTTTAGCCTCTGAGCAACAAGCCTTAACCAGTGCGTTAGCTGTGCTTGGCACGGAAGTGACTTTTACCCCGGTGAGTTTAATTGCCGCCGTGGGGTATCAGGTCGCCTTGCGCCTGGATATTTACGGCCGTTTTAAGCGTGCCTTGAAAAACGACCGGGTGCTGCGCTTTGTCAATTCCGAGCACGAACACAGCATTATCGCCCTCTTGCCCCAGGAAACCACAGCTGAGTTATTAAACAAGGTGCATCACGAAATTGTCAAAGACGCCCGTCATCTTGGCCTGGTGGTTGCCGGTTTAGGTAATATCGGTCAGCGTTTTCTTGAACTGCTGCCGGGCCAGTTGTCCCGGGTGCCTGCATTGGAGAATGTACACCTGGTGGGTTTGGTCAGTTCCAGCAAGGCCCTGATCCATACCGACGGCCTGGATGTCGGCTCGGCGTTAACGGACTTCAATGAACAGGCCACAGACTATACTAATCAAGAGTTGCTGGGCTGGCTTAAGCATCACCCCTATGATGAGATGATCCTGGTGGATATTACCCCGAGTGAAGCGTTCAGTTTTCTTTATGATAAGTTTTTTGACTTGGGCATCCATGTGATCGGCGCCAATAAGTGGGCGGCCTCTGCCGATACTCAAACTTACCGGACGTTAAAAGCCAAAGCCGCTAAAAGCGGTAGTTTATGGCTGGGCAATACCACAGTTGGTGCCGGTTTGCCGGTCAACTATGCCCTTGACGATCTGCTCAACAGCGGTGACGACATCATGGAAATTTCCGGGGTATTCTCCGGCACCTTGTCCTGGTTGTTCGAACATTACAATGCCGAGAAGCCTTTTTCCGGGTTGTTAAAAGAAGCTTTGGCGCAGGGCATCACTGAACCGGATCCCAGGGAAGATCTTTCCGGACGGGATGTGCAGCGCAAATTGTTGATCTTGGCCAGGGCGGCAGGATTTGAGTTGGCGCTTGAAGATATCAATTGCCAGAACCTGGTGCCCAAGTCGCTGCAAAAGCTCAGTACCGAGGCATTTTTGCAACAGGCGGATGAACTCGACGGTTATTTTGAGCAGCAGTATCAGCAGGCAAAAGAAAAAAATGCCTGTATCCGTTATATCGCCAGGTTTTCGCTGGAGCAGGGCAAAGTAAAAGCCGGGGTTTCCCTGGAAGTTTTGGCGGACGATGATGCGTTTGCCAGCCTGACTCCTTGCGACAACATTTTTCAAATTAAAAGTCTCTGGTATCAGGACAATCCTTTGATCATCCGCGGCCCGGGGGCCGGGCGGGATGTTACCGCAGGGGGATTGCATTCAGATCTGGTAAAAGCCTGCCAGCAACTCGTTAATAAACAACATCAAGTAACACTTAAGGGGATAAACTAA
- the metF gene encoding methylenetetrahydrofolate reductase, with product MGYSHAREVESLNRSLSEISKDIQVSFEFFPPNSPEMETTLWSSIERLAPLKPSFVSVTYGAGSGTRDRTHDVIKRIQKDTALIAAPHLTCIDAGKEELVQIAKDYWQSGVRHIVALRGDLPNSSEKPSMYASDLVELLRSVADFDISVAAYPEGHPEAPNPQFDLLNLKRKVESGANRAISQFFFDIESYLRFRDRCVTVGIDVEIIPGILPVTNYKMLERFAGLTNVHVPSWMPKMYEGLDDDETTRRLVGANIAMEQVKVLNKEGVKNFHFYTLNRAELSYAICHTLGIRPQ from the coding sequence ATGGGTTATAGCCACGCCAGAGAAGTTGAGTCGTTAAACCGCAGTTTAAGTGAGATCAGCAAAGACATTCAGGTATCGTTTGAGTTTTTTCCGCCTAATTCCCCTGAGATGGAAACCACTTTATGGAGTTCGATCGAGCGCCTGGCGCCGTTAAAGCCCAGTTTTGTTTCCGTGACCTATGGCGCCGGCAGCGGTACCCGGGACCGTACCCATGATGTGATCAAACGCATACAAAAAGATACCGCCTTAATTGCCGCCCCGCATTTAACCTGTATTGATGCCGGTAAAGAGGAGTTAGTGCAAATTGCCAAAGATTACTGGCAAAGCGGTGTCCGCCATATTGTTGCGCTGCGGGGGGATTTACCCAACAGCAGCGAAAAGCCGAGCATGTATGCCAGCGATCTGGTGGAGTTATTAAGGTCGGTGGCAGACTTTGATATTTCCGTTGCCGCTTACCCGGAGGGGCATCCGGAAGCGCCAAACCCGCAGTTTGATTTGCTGAATTTAAAGCGTAAGGTAGAGTCGGGCGCCAACCGGGCCATCAGCCAGTTCTTTTTTGATATCGAGTCTTACCTGCGTTTTCGCGATCGCTGCGTGACCGTGGGCATAGATGTGGAAATTATCCCGGGCATCTTACCCGTGACCAACTATAAAATGCTGGAACGTTTTGCCGGCCTGACCAATGTGCATGTGCCCAGCTGGATGCCGAAAATGTACGAAGGACTCGATGACGATGAAACCACCAGGCGACTGGTCGGGGCTAATATTGCCATGGAGCAGGTCAAGGTATTGAATAAGGAAGGGGTAAAAAACTTTCATTTTTATACCCTGAACCGGGCCGAACTTAGCTATGCCATTTGTCATACTTTAGGCATACGTCCTCAATAA
- the argE gene encoding acetylornithine deacetylase, with translation MKNLPDFTDSLKQLIASPSISSTQSSWDQGNLDIIQLLATWFEQLGFSIQIQPVPHSNNKYNMLAKLGSGEGGLLLAGHSDTVPFDEDRWHSDPLSLTSKNDKFYGLGTCDMKGFFAFILQASRHLDAKKLQKPLYVLATADEETTMAGARFFAQSQLIKPDVAIIGEPTSLVPVVMHKGHMSHRISVQGQSGHSSQPALGVNAIEIIYQVIGRLISLKDTLVQNYHNDAFDVPAPTLNLGAIKGGDNANRICGFCSLDLDLRSLPGIGDDELIHWLNDSLKELAELYPGRINIEELHPSSPSFEQKKPSSLISLAEEISGHQCCAVNYATEAPYIQQLGCQTIVLGPGSIKQAHQGDEFLAFEQITKTENLLMKMIRHYCL, from the coding sequence ATGAAGAATTTACCTGATTTTACCGACTCGTTGAAACAACTGATCGCCAGCCCTTCCATCAGCTCGACACAAAGCAGCTGGGATCAGGGAAATTTAGATATTATTCAGTTGCTTGCCACCTGGTTTGAACAACTGGGATTTAGCATTCAGATACAGCCAGTGCCCCATAGCAATAATAAATATAATATGCTGGCCAAACTCGGCAGCGGCGAAGGCGGGTTATTATTGGCGGGACACAGCGATACCGTGCCGTTTGATGAAGATCGCTGGCATTCAGATCCCCTGAGCCTGACCAGTAAGAACGATAAATTCTATGGCCTGGGCACCTGTGATATGAAAGGCTTTTTCGCCTTTATACTCCAGGCCAGCCGACACCTTGACGCCAAAAAACTGCAAAAACCTTTATATGTGCTGGCCACCGCCGATGAAGAAACCACTATGGCCGGGGCACGTTTTTTTGCCCAAAGCCAGCTGATCAAACCCGATGTCGCCATTATCGGCGAACCCACCAGTTTAGTGCCTGTGGTCATGCACAAGGGGCATATGTCGCACCGTATTTCGGTGCAGGGGCAATCGGGACATTCCAGCCAACCGGCACTGGGGGTCAATGCCATCGAAATCATCTACCAGGTCATCGGCCGGTTGATAAGCTTAAAAGACACCTTAGTGCAGAATTACCATAACGATGCCTTTGATGTCCCTGCCCCGACCCTGAACCTCGGGGCGATAAAAGGCGGCGATAACGCCAACCGGATCTGCGGTTTCTGCTCTTTAGATTTGGATCTGCGCTCGCTGCCGGGCATTGGCGATGACGAATTGATCCACTGGCTCAATGACAGCCTCAAGGAGCTGGCGGAGCTGTACCCGGGACGCATTAACATCGAAGAATTACATCCGAGCTCCCCCAGCTTCGAGCAGAAAAAGCCCAGTAGCCTGATCAGCCTGGCGGAAGAAATCAGCGGCCATCAATGCTGCGCGGTAAACTATGCCACCGAAGCCCCTTATATCCAGCAACTGGGATGCCAGACCATAGTCCTGGGGCCGGGTTCGATCAAGCAGGCACATCAGGGGGATGAATTTCTGGCATTTGAGCAGATCACTAAAACCGAAAATTTATTGATGAAAATGATCCGGCACTATTGCCTTTAG
- the argC gene encoding N-acetyl-gamma-glutamyl-phosphate reductase, with the protein MKVAVIGASGYVGAELIGLLCQHDNISIQHLLVSENSSSCGKTFAALHGRWQGICDLPLQSFSQTWFDTFIPAKQDKDADNALDAVFFATPHEFSALWAGAFLDAGIKVFDLSGGFRLKELADYPHYYGFEHQDINTLSQAHYGLAEWQHEQIAGAELVAVPGCYPTASLLALKPVIAHELQLENSLVVVNGISGVSGAGRTASLASNFNEVSLMPYNILKHRHQPEISQEAGVEVIFNPHLAPYKRGLLATVTLQLKPGVTCARVEHAFKSAYQDKALVRLLDAWPKIDNVAHSPFADLHWQYDEDKQVLVVACAIDNLLKGAAAQALQCANIAMGLPDHYGLLPQTFTGSGDDYSLVSHAPSTSL; encoded by the coding sequence ATGAAGGTTGCGGTTATTGGCGCCAGTGGTTATGTCGGCGCCGAGTTGATTGGCTTACTTTGCCAGCACGATAATATTTCCATCCAGCATTTGCTGGTATCAGAAAATAGTTCTTCCTGTGGGAAAACTTTCGCCGCCTTGCATGGCCGGTGGCAGGGGATCTGCGATTTACCCCTGCAGTCTTTTTCCCAAACCTGGTTTGATACTTTTATCCCGGCTAAGCAGGATAAAGATGCGGACAATGCCCTGGATGCGGTGTTTTTTGCCACCCCTCATGAATTCAGCGCCTTATGGGCCGGTGCTTTCCTTGATGCCGGCATTAAGGTTTTTGATCTCTCCGGCGGCTTCCGTTTAAAGGAGCTGGCGGATTACCCCCACTATTACGGTTTTGAACATCAGGACATTAATACCCTGAGCCAGGCCCATTACGGGCTGGCGGAATGGCAGCATGAGCAGATTGCCGGTGCCGAGCTGGTAGCGGTACCCGGTTGTTATCCCACTGCCAGTCTGCTGGCATTAAAGCCGGTGATCGCTCATGAACTGCAGCTGGAGAATTCCCTGGTGGTGGTAAACGGTATCAGCGGTGTCAGCGGGGCCGGCAGAACCGCCTCCCTGGCCAGTAACTTTAATGAAGTCAGCTTGATGCCCTACAATATTTTAAAGCACAGGCATCAACCGGAAATCAGCCAGGAAGCTGGCGTTGAGGTGATCTTCAATCCCCACTTGGCCCCTTATAAGCGTGGCCTGCTCGCGACCGTGACTTTACAGTTAAAACCCGGGGTGACCTGTGCCCGGGTTGAACATGCTTTTAAAAGTGCCTATCAGGATAAAGCCTTAGTCAGGTTGCTGGATGCCTGGCCGAAAATCGATAATGTCGCCCATAGCCCTTTTGCCGATCTTCACTGGCAATACGATGAAGACAAGCAGGTGTTAGTCGTTGCCTGCGCCATAGACAACTTACTTAAGGGGGCGGCGGCCCAGGCGCTGCAGTGCGCCAATATCGCTATGGGCCTGCCGGATCATTATGGCCTGTTGCCGCAAACCTTTACCGGGTCCGGCGATGATTACAGCCTGGTCTCTCATGCACCAAGCACAAGCTTATAG
- the argB gene encoding acetylglutamate kinase, translating into MNKFKTTVNKKPLVIKIGGAILNQASALEALLKVISALKDQAVVLVHGGGCVVDEMLEQSGFTTEKKDGLRITPKAQIPVISGALAGNVNKSIVASAAKLNLPAVGLSLCDGDMVVCQLANADLGSVGKPSANSSKLLDSLVAGHFLPVIASIGALANGDLVNVNADDAAVVICQLLNAELLLLTDVNGVKDAQNHYLETLNSRQASQLIEQGVIAGGMTAKVTAALKAANQLRRSIAVASWQSPEQIIRLLNGDGIGTRIQPDR; encoded by the coding sequence GTGAACAAGTTCAAAACAACAGTTAACAAAAAGCCGCTGGTGATCAAAATTGGCGGCGCCATCTTAAACCAGGCCAGTGCATTAGAGGCTTTGCTCAAGGTTATCAGCGCTCTTAAAGATCAAGCTGTCGTGCTGGTGCACGGCGGCGGCTGTGTCGTGGATGAGATGCTTGAGCAGTCGGGTTTTACCACAGAGAAAAAAGACGGCCTGCGCATTACTCCCAAGGCCCAGATCCCGGTGATCAGCGGCGCATTGGCGGGTAATGTCAACAAATCTATTGTCGCCAGTGCGGCCAAGTTAAATCTCCCGGCGGTGGGCCTATCCCTGTGTGACGGCGATATGGTGGTCTGCCAGCTGGCAAATGCCGACCTCGGCTCGGTAGGCAAACCAAGTGCCAACAGCAGTAAACTGCTTGATAGCTTAGTTGCCGGGCACTTCCTGCCGGTGATTGCTTCTATCGGCGCCCTGGCCAACGGCGACTTGGTTAATGTTAATGCCGATGATGCCGCCGTGGTGATTTGCCAGCTGCTTAATGCCGAGCTGCTGCTGTTAACGGATGTCAACGGCGTTAAAGATGCGCAAAACCATTATCTGGAAACCCTGAATTCCCGCCAGGCCAGTCAGTTAATCGAGCAGGGGGTGATCGCCGGCGGTATGACCGCCAAAGTGACTGCCGCCCTTAAGGCCGCCAACCAGTTACGACGAAGCATCGCGGTTGCCAGTTGGCAATCGCCCGAGCAAATCATTCGCTTGCTCAACGGTGATGGCATAGGCACCCGCATTCAGCCGGACCGCTAA
- a CDS encoding ornithine carbamoyltransferase, with protein sequence MSLKHFLADDQLTQAQLQSLISLALKMKQNPADYQNLLAGKSVVMLFEKPSLRTHISFDIGIQKLGGHALYIGQQNGQLGERERVSDVAKNLACWSDAIVARVFKHQVLEELAAHAGKPVINALCDLYHPCQALADFVTLTENFDDLSRVKLAYVGDGNNVSNSLMLMAAALGVDFTLLCPVGFGPQAEMFNKARDIAQASGAKLLLTSDVEALGQQDAIYTDTWVSMGDETKVEDILARFAGYQVNHELMSSAGAKVVMHCQPAHLGQEITAELFDSELSVATSQAENRMWAQNAVLASLLAEPA encoded by the coding sequence ATGTCGTTAAAACACTTTTTAGCCGATGATCAGCTAACTCAGGCCCAGTTGCAGTCGCTGATAAGCCTGGCTTTGAAAATGAAACAAAATCCGGCGGATTACCAGAACTTGTTAGCCGGAAAATCTGTGGTGATGTTATTCGAAAAACCTTCCTTGAGAACCCATATCAGTTTTGATATCGGGATCCAGAAACTTGGTGGCCATGCCTTGTATATCGGGCAGCAAAACGGCCAGCTGGGTGAGCGTGAACGGGTCTCGGATGTTGCCAAAAATCTTGCCTGCTGGTCCGATGCCATAGTGGCCCGGGTGTTTAAGCACCAGGTGCTGGAAGAGCTGGCGGCACATGCCGGTAAACCTGTGATCAATGCCTTATGTGATTTATACCACCCCTGCCAGGCGCTGGCGGATTTTGTCACCTTAACGGAAAACTTCGATGACTTGTCCCGGGTGAAACTGGCCTATGTCGGCGATGGCAATAATGTTTCCAATTCTTTGATGCTGATGGCCGCCGCCCTGGGGGTTGATTTTACCTTGCTGTGTCCGGTCGGTTTCGGCCCTCAGGCGGAGATGTTCAACAAAGCCAGGGATATTGCCCAAGCCTCCGGGGCTAAGTTATTACTCACTTCGGATGTTGAAGCCCTTGGCCAGCAGGATGCTATCTATACCGATACCTGGGTGTCGATGGGCGATGAAACTAAGGTGGAGGATATTCTGGCAAGGTTTGCTGGCTATCAGGTCAACCATGAGTTAATGAGCAGTGCCGGCGCTAAGGTAGTGATGCATTGCCAGCCGGCCCATTTGGGCCAGGAGATCACCGCCGAGCTGTTTGACAGCGAGTTGTCGGTGGCGACTTCCCAGGCGGAAAACCGTATGTGGGCACAAAATGCCGTACTGGCAAGCCTGCTGGCGGAGCCGGCATAA